A part of Desulfatiglans anilini DSM 4660 genomic DNA contains:
- a CDS encoding Txe/YoeB family addiction module toxin, giving the protein MSRRLVFTKYAKQDAKRLARSALKSQAERILSVLREDPYQTPPAYEKLIGDLSGACSRRINIQHRLVYQILDDDKTVKVIRMWTRCE; this is encoded by the coding sequence GTGAGCCGGCGGCTTGTTTTTACCAAGTATGCGAAGCAGGATGCAAAGAGGCTGGCGCGATCCGCATTGAAGTCTCAGGCGGAACGGATCCTCAGCGTCCTTAGAGAAGATCCCTACCAGACACCGCCAGCGTATGAGAAACTCATCGGCGATCTTTCCGGCGCATGTTCGCGCCGCATCAATATTCAACACCGTTTGGTCTATCAAATCCTCGACGACGATAAGACCGTGAAGGTCATCCGAATGTGGACACGTTGCGAATAA
- a CDS encoding class I SAM-dependent methyltransferase, whose translation MGGSDEQVISSLERMSPLREAVMRAAIGALQLPPGSRGLDIGCGIGDLTLLVAEATGPDGRVAGLDLSWPAVHCARRRAGKSAHAQRIEFANSDMWALPFARGVFDWAWSVDCLGYPAGEIFPILEEICRVVRPGGVIALLGWTSQTVLPGHELLEARLNAACTSYGPFLEGYPPRAHFLRALHGFHRAGLTEARCRAFVGLVQAPVGPEIRDGMASLFDMLWGDAIGQASTADIEEYRRLCSPDSPHFIGDIPEYCAQFTYTMFTARVLARR comes from the coding sequence ATGGGCGGTTCCGATGAGCAGGTGATATCGAGTCTGGAGCGGATGAGTCCGTTGCGTGAGGCGGTCATGCGCGCTGCGATCGGTGCCCTCCAGTTGCCGCCTGGCTCCCGGGGGCTTGATATCGGCTGCGGGATCGGAGATCTGACGCTCCTTGTGGCCGAGGCGACAGGCCCGGATGGTCGTGTCGCAGGATTGGATCTTTCCTGGCCGGCCGTCCACTGCGCCCGCCGAAGGGCCGGCAAGTCGGCCCACGCTCAGCGCATCGAGTTCGCAAACAGCGACATGTGGGCGCTGCCCTTTGCCCGGGGCGTTTTCGACTGGGCTTGGAGCGTCGACTGCCTGGGTTATCCCGCCGGGGAGATCTTTCCCATCCTGGAAGAAATCTGCCGCGTCGTCCGCCCTGGAGGCGTGATCGCCCTCTTGGGATGGACTTCCCAAACGGTGCTTCCCGGGCACGAACTGCTGGAGGCACGCCTCAACGCGGCTTGCACATCGTATGGTCCGTTTCTCGAGGGTTATCCTCCACGGGCGCATTTTCTGCGCGCGCTCCATGGGTTCCATCGAGCGGGGCTGACTGAGGCCCGCTGCAGGGCATTTGTCGGGCTGGTACAGGCGCCCGTCGGGCCGGAGATCCGAGATGGGATGGCCTCGCTCTTCGACATGCTTTGGGGTGATGCGATCGGCCAAGCCTCAACGGCCGACATCGAGGAATACCGCCGATTGTGTTCCCCCGACTCTCCCCACTTCATCGGAGACATCCCGGAGTACTGCGCTCAGTTTACGTACACGATGTTCACCGCCCGTGTCCTTGCTCGTCGATAG
- a CDS encoding S8 family serine peptidase, which yields MSDKQACAPRVNRLLLKLQPSSPLKAAESRANLRPLYDTPQAKAAMLGFGAEPQWFLADLPEGAANPWDLVHQRVAGELGISESDVVFIEPDMIHNIYRDTNERRAGQVFAVGEKCESTPQDGGHGKAHVPGVFAWHLGDSYTQLGKAREAVAFSDPRTRIAHLDTGYYRAHCTTPSHVLTDLERNFVSGDADPHSAEDPDNRRLLLDNSGHGTGTISILAGGRAPDYGDIALGGAPEAEILPLRIADSVVLLYTSAFAQALDYAVSQRCDVVTMSMGGLPSRAWREAVDKAYLSGLCLVAAAGNNVNGLPTRHIVYPAHYSRVLAVCGAMADSRPYSGLEGMVLEGNYGPRSRMAAALSAHTPNIPWACYGCKSTVRLDGEGTSAATPQVAAAAALWFEKHKQDLPRDWRRVEAVRHALFKSAKVAGIDKDRMGQGILRAFDALGVKPVLGLEQSKSDSDSFAFLRVITGLGVIAAPPRERMFNLEIAQRWMLNPELQTIVPDPDAAGRIDDKAMVQFMEAVIEDPDTSQALRRHLIARYPVVAGKPLPPTETAMPVTPVGGAFGPHPQPAIGDPPYRKIRVYGVDPSLSTRLETAGINEVALKVRWESLKKGPCGEYLAVHDRDDVGRIYEPVDLDDPRMLAQDGWAPSEGNPQFHQQMVYAVAMKTVEHFEQALGRPVLWRPRPNPEDPDDDADFVGQLAVRPHALHQANAYYSPQEVALLFGYFEAAAGGSGEHVPGSRVYACLSHDIIAHETTHAVLDGMHRRFSEPTNPDVLALHEAFADMVALMQHFTIPEILNAEIRRTRGDLEAESMLGSLAIQFGRAMGGRGALRNAIGTMEGGVWKRSKPDPEELEKRLTPHARGAILVAAVFDAFLAIYKARIADLLRIYTGGTGVLPQGAIHPDLAGRLAEEAVKSAGHVLKMCIRALDYLPPVDVTFFEYLRALITADFDLVADDRYNYRVAFVEAFRRHGIYPVNLNAPSEDTLRTLSVDTLRWQGFDWSNLTEQSKTLLKKYKEIIKDLKQFADKCLYIGDRRALFDQTRRQRVVLHRQLQGIFEAAPDFALELGLDPALKRFEVHELRRALRIDSMGKPVPQVIVALTQSKTIKENRKNGTPEYRFRGGSTLIVDLSVPEVKYRIVKHIQSDTRQTRTLDFVREAAADPLRALFLMADRGEPFAALHALADDGV from the coding sequence ATGAGCGACAAACAAGCGTGTGCACCGCGGGTCAACCGTTTGCTTTTGAAACTCCAGCCTTCTTCCCCTCTCAAGGCGGCCGAATCCAGGGCGAACCTGCGTCCGCTCTACGACACGCCCCAGGCAAAGGCGGCGATGCTCGGCTTCGGGGCCGAGCCACAGTGGTTTCTTGCAGATCTGCCCGAAGGAGCCGCTAATCCCTGGGACCTGGTCCATCAGAGGGTCGCCGGCGAACTCGGTATTTCCGAGTCGGATGTCGTCTTCATCGAGCCGGATATGATCCACAACATCTACCGGGATACGAACGAGCGGAGGGCGGGGCAGGTGTTTGCGGTGGGCGAAAAATGCGAAAGCACGCCCCAGGACGGCGGCCATGGCAAGGCGCATGTACCCGGGGTTTTTGCCTGGCATCTCGGTGATTCGTACACCCAATTGGGCAAGGCACGGGAGGCGGTGGCGTTTTCCGATCCGCGGACGCGCATCGCGCACCTGGATACGGGCTATTACCGCGCCCACTGCACCACCCCCAGCCATGTCCTGACGGATCTCGAGAGAAACTTCGTCAGCGGAGACGCCGATCCACACAGCGCCGAGGATCCTGACAACCGCCGTCTTCTCTTGGACAATTCCGGGCATGGCACCGGCACCATCAGCATCCTGGCGGGCGGCAGGGCCCCGGACTACGGGGATATCGCTCTCGGAGGCGCGCCGGAGGCGGAGATTCTGCCCTTGCGGATCGCCGACAGCGTGGTGCTCCTCTACACCAGCGCGTTTGCCCAGGCGCTGGATTACGCCGTTTCGCAGCGTTGCGATGTGGTGACCATGAGCATGGGCGGGCTGCCTTCGCGCGCCTGGCGCGAGGCGGTGGACAAGGCCTATCTGAGCGGGCTGTGCCTCGTGGCGGCCGCGGGCAACAATGTGAATGGACTGCCGACGCGGCACATCGTTTACCCGGCGCACTACAGCCGCGTCCTGGCTGTCTGCGGTGCGATGGCCGACTCCAGGCCCTATTCCGGTCTGGAGGGGATGGTGCTGGAGGGCAACTACGGCCCGAGGAGCAGGATGGCGGCGGCCCTGTCGGCCCACACGCCGAACATTCCCTGGGCCTGTTATGGCTGCAAGTCCACCGTGCGTCTGGACGGCGAGGGCACTTCGGCGGCTACGCCCCAGGTGGCCGCCGCGGCGGCCCTCTGGTTCGAAAAGCACAAACAGGATCTTCCCCGCGATTGGAGAAGAGTCGAGGCGGTGCGTCACGCCCTGTTCAAGAGCGCCAAAGTGGCAGGCATCGACAAGGACCGGATGGGGCAAGGCATTCTGCGGGCCTTTGACGCGCTCGGTGTGAAACCCGTTCTGGGGCTCGAGCAGTCCAAGTCTGACAGCGATTCTTTTGCCTTCCTGCGCGTTATCACCGGCCTCGGGGTGATCGCGGCGCCGCCGCGGGAGCGGATGTTCAACCTCGAGATTGCGCAGCGCTGGATGCTCAACCCGGAATTGCAGACGATCGTTCCCGATCCCGATGCGGCCGGGCGGATAGACGACAAGGCCATGGTCCAGTTCATGGAGGCCGTCATCGAGGATCCGGACACGTCGCAGGCGCTACGGAGACACCTGATCGCGCGGTACCCGGTCGTTGCAGGAAAGCCGTTGCCTCCCACCGAAACGGCAATGCCTGTGACTCCGGTGGGCGGCGCCTTCGGACCCCATCCGCAGCCGGCCATCGGCGATCCGCCCTACCGCAAGATACGTGTCTACGGCGTGGATCCAAGCCTTTCGACGCGATTGGAGACGGCCGGCATCAACGAGGTGGCGCTCAAGGTACGCTGGGAGTCCTTGAAGAAGGGACCCTGCGGGGAATACCTCGCCGTGCACGACAGGGATGACGTCGGCAGGATCTATGAACCCGTCGATCTCGATGATCCCCGGATGCTTGCCCAGGACGGCTGGGCGCCATCGGAAGGCAATCCCCAGTTCCACCAGCAGATGGTCTATGCGGTCGCCATGAAAACCGTCGAGCACTTCGAACAGGCGCTGGGCAGACCGGTCCTGTGGCGGCCTCGGCCCAACCCCGAAGACCCCGACGATGACGCCGATTTCGTCGGGCAATTGGCCGTTCGGCCCCATGCGCTGCACCAGGCAAATGCCTATTACAGCCCCCAGGAGGTGGCGCTCTTGTTCGGCTATTTCGAGGCTGCGGCCGGCGGTTCCGGCGAGCATGTGCCGGGAAGCCGCGTTTACGCCTGTTTATCGCACGATATCATCGCCCATGAGACCACACACGCGGTGCTCGACGGGATGCACCGGCGCTTCAGCGAACCGACCAACCCGGACGTGCTCGCTTTGCACGAGGCGTTTGCCGACATGGTCGCCCTCATGCAGCACTTTACCATCCCGGAGATCCTCAACGCCGAGATCCGGCGGACGCGCGGCGACCTGGAGGCCGAATCCATGCTCGGCAGTCTCGCCATCCAGTTCGGCCGGGCCATGGGCGGCCGCGGCGCCCTGCGCAATGCCATCGGCACCATGGAGGGGGGCGTCTGGAAGCGCTCCAAGCCCGATCCGGAGGAACTCGAGAAGCGGCTGACGCCTCATGCGCGCGGGGCCATTCTGGTCGCCGCGGTTTTCGACGCCTTCCTCGCCATCTACAAGGCGCGCATCGCGGACCTGCTGCGCATCTACACAGGCGGCACCGGCGTCTTGCCCCAAGGCGCCATCCATCCGGATCTGGCGGGGCGGCTGGCGGAAGAGGCCGTGAAATCGGCCGGGCATGTCCTGAAAATGTGCATCCGCGCCCTCGACTACCTGCCGCCCGTGGACGTGACCTTTTTCGAGTACCTCCGCGCCCTCATCACGGCTGATTTCGATTTGGTCGCCGACGACCGGTACAACTATCGCGTCGCGTTTGTCGAGGCCTTCCGCCGTCACGGCATCTATCCGGTCAACCTCAACGCGCCTTCCGAGGACACCCTGCGCACGCTGTCGGTGGATACGCTGCGTTGGCAGGGATTCGACTGGTCGAATCTTACGGAGCAGTCCAAGACCCTGTTGAAGAAGTACAAGGAGATCATCAAGGACCTGAAACAGTTCGCCGACAAATGCTTGTATATCGGAGACCGCCGCGCGCTGTTCGACCAGACGCGCAGGCAGCGCGTCGTGTTGCACAGGCAACTCCAGGGGATCTTCGAGGCGGCGCCGGATTTCGCCCTGGAGCTGGGGCTCGATCCGGCCCTGAAAAGATTCGAAGTGCATGAACTCCGGCGCGCTCTGCGCATCGACTCTATGGGAAAGCCCGTTCCCCAGGTCATCGTGGCCTTGACGCAGTCGAAGACGATAAAGGAAAATCGAAAAAACGGCACGCCGGAATACCGGTTCCGTGGCGGCTCGACGCTGATCGTAGATCTGTCTGTCCCGGAGGTGAAATACCGCATTGTGAAACATATTCAAAGCGATACCCGTCAAACCCGCACGTTGGACTTTGTTCGGGAGGCTGCCGCCGATCCGCTGCGGGCCCTGTTCCTCATGGCCGATCGAGGGGAGCCGTTCGCCGCGCTGCATGCGCTGGCCGATGACGGGGTGTGA
- a CDS encoding EFR1 family ferrodoxin (N-terminal region resembles flavodoxins. C-terminal ferrodoxin region binds two 4Fe-4S clusters.) — MNKKINTLYFSATGTTEKIVMGIAGKIAGNYGGKITVSHIDFTLPDARKELFSFDKDDLVIAGIPVYAGRVPNVLLKFLNTISGNGATAVAVVLYGNRDYDDALIEFRDILESDGFKVIAGGAFIGEHSFSTTLGADRPDEQDMAVAADFAAKIYDKIETPGEKAAVVVRGNRPYREYYRPKDQNGHFVNILKVTPKTNSDCIDCKLCAEVCPMGSIDSDDVSKIKGICIKCGACIKKCPVAAKYFDDENYLWHKHELEVQFGGARREPEWFI, encoded by the coding sequence ATGAATAAAAAAATCAATACGCTGTATTTCAGCGCAACGGGCACAACCGAGAAAATTGTAATGGGCATTGCTGGAAAAATTGCGGGAAATTATGGCGGAAAAATTACCGTCAGCCATATTGATTTTACGCTCCCGGATGCTCGAAAGGAACTTTTCTCCTTCGATAAGGATGATCTTGTTATTGCGGGCATTCCGGTTTACGCAGGACGTGTGCCTAATGTGTTGCTGAAATTCTTGAACACGATTTCCGGCAACGGGGCAACTGCAGTTGCCGTAGTTCTTTATGGAAACCGTGATTATGACGATGCATTGATAGAGTTCAGGGATATCCTGGAGTCGGACGGTTTCAAGGTGATCGCCGGTGGAGCATTTATCGGCGAGCATTCGTTTTCAACGACACTCGGAGCCGACAGGCCCGATGAGCAGGATATGGCCGTGGCCGCCGATTTCGCAGCCAAGATCTATGATAAGATAGAGACACCGGGCGAAAAGGCTGCGGTTGTCGTAAGAGGGAACAGACCTTACAGAGAATATTACCGACCGAAAGATCAGAACGGCCATTTTGTGAATATCCTGAAGGTTACTCCCAAAACGAACAGCGACTGCATCGATTGTAAGCTCTGCGCCGAGGTTTGCCCCATGGGGTCCATCGATTCAGACGATGTTTCCAAAATAAAAGGCATTTGCATCAAGTGTGGCGCCTGTATCAAAAAGTGTCCTGTCGCTGCGAAATATTTCGATGACGAAAATTATCTATGGCACAAACACGAATTGGAAGTCCAGTTTGGCGGTGCACGGCGGGAGCCGGAATGGTTCATCTGA
- a CDS encoding type II toxin-antitoxin system Phd/YefM family antitoxin has product MTTLTASEARKRLYTLVDDVAESHEAVQIVGKRNTAILIGEEDWHAIQETLYLTSIHGMRESIRKGLSTPAEECLEELDW; this is encoded by the coding sequence ATGACTACTTTGACAGCGTCGGAAGCAAGAAAGCGGCTGTATACCCTTGTCGACGATGTGGCCGAATCGCATGAGGCGGTGCAGATCGTGGGGAAGAGGAATACCGCCATCCTCATCGGGGAGGAGGATTGGCATGCGATTCAAGAGACCCTGTATCTTACCTCCATCCACGGTATGCGGGAGTCCATTCGCAAGGGGTTGAGCACCCCCGCTGAAGAATGCCTTGAGGAACTCGACTGGTGA